A genome region from Arachis duranensis cultivar V14167 chromosome 6, aradu.V14167.gnm2.J7QH, whole genome shotgun sequence includes the following:
- the LOC107494365 gene encoding cation/calcium exchanger 1, whose amino-acid sequence MAKFRKSITPFLNISFLFLLVFLVIKPSNIHYNSKSAPAIKNRRFNHARLLSSDMSVEGCTDLHKFSDDAAKCYYVQTHEDCRSKGYINYLQIFYCSLGNSPVLGHTLLIMWLSVLFYLLGDTASNYFCNNLEGLSKILRLSPTIAGVTLLSLGNGAPDFFASVVSFTKTSDGAVGLNSILGGAFFVSSAVMGIISILVSTKEVAIDKASFIRDVIFFLFSLFVLLIIISIGKLSLLGSICYVSIYFLYVCAVSATHFIYGDDKQEAGEFAVVSSSDESLESGIPLLGYVDDEKPNHLEKVVEETNHEEQRPTFDILKHAENRIFDWNNLGKFLQIVELPLSLPRRLTIPVVNDEKWSKPYAVISVTLAPVLLATVYNTQKENVSSRSSLVTYLTSSLVGIILGNMACVTTKSCSPPRRCLFPWLSGGFVMSVTWTYLIAEELVSLLVSIGNIIGVSPSILGLTVLAWGNSLGDLIANGAMAMNGGPDGAQMAISGCYAGPMFNTLMGLGLPLVLSALNDYPDPYVIPKDTSLYQTILFLMGGVLWALVILPKKNMKLDKSLGVGLVTIYLCFLFIRMAMAIGDLA is encoded by the exons ATGGCAAAATTCAGAAAATCAATCACTCCTTTTCTCAACATATCCTTCTTATTCCTCCTAGTATTCCTTGTAATAAAACCTTCAAACATTCATTACAATTCCAAAAGTGCCCCAGCCATCAAGAACAGAAGATTCAACCATGCAAGGCTACTAAGTAGTGACATGAGTGTGGAAGGCTGCACAGACCTGCATAAATTCTCCGATGACGCCGCGAAATGCTACTACGTCCAAACCCACGAAGATTGCAGATCAAAGGGTTACATAAACTACCTTCAAATCTTCTATTGCAGCCTGGGAAACTCCCCTGTTCTCGGCCACACACTACTAATCATGTGGCTCTCGGTGCTCTTCTACCTGCTCGGCGACACGGCTTCCAACTACTTCTGCAACAATTTGGAAGGGTTGTCGAAAATCTTAAGACTATCACCAACCATTGCAGGGGTCACCCTTCTCTCGCTAGGGAACGGTGCCCCCGATTTCTTCGCCAGCGTCGTCTCCTTCACCAAAACAAGCGATGGTGCTGTTGGTCTCAACAGCATTCTTGGTGGTGCTTTCTTTGTCTCAAGTGCTGTTATGGGAATCATAAGCATTCTTGTGAGCACAAAAGAGGTTGCGATTGATAAAGCAAGTTTCATTAGAGAtgttattttcttccttttctcacTCTTTGTCCTCTTAATCATCATCTCCATTGGGAAACTCTCCCTGTTGGGCTCAATCTGCTATGtttctatatattttctttatgtttgtgCTGTTTCTGCCACACATTTTATCTATGGAGATGATAAACAAGAAGCTGGAGAATTTGCGGTTGTGTCCTCATCGGATGAATCGCTTGAATCTGGGATTCCGTTGTTGGGTTATGTTGATGATGAAAAACCAAACCACTTAGAGAAAGTTGTTGAAGAAACCAATCATGAAGAGCAACGACCAACTTTTG ATATTTTGAAACATGCGGAGAATAGGATATTTGATTGGAATAACTTGGGGAAGTTTCTACAAATTGTAGAGTTGCCACTTTCTCTACCAAGAAGGCTTACAATTCCAGTTGTGAATGATGAGAAGTGGTCCAAGCCATATGCAGTTATATCGGTGACGCTGGCACCAGTTTTGTTGGCAACAGTTTACAacacccaaaaggagaatgtGAGTTCAAGGAGCAGCTTAGTTACCTATTTAACCTCTTCATTAGTTGGAATAATTTTAGGTAACATGGCATGTGTGACCACAAAGAGTTGTAGCCCACCAAGGAGATGCTTGTTCCCTTGGTTATCTGGTGGATTTGTAATGAGTGTAACTTGGACTTATCTAATTGCTGAGGAGCTTGTTTCACTATTGGTCTCAATTGGCAACATAATTGGGGTTAGCCCTTCAATTTTAGGGTTAACTGTCCTAGCTTGGGGTAATTCCCTAGGTGATTTGATAGCAAATGGTGCCATGGCTATGAATGGTGGGCCAGATGGGGCCCAAATGGCTATTTCTGGATGCTATGCTGGGCCTATGTTTAATACCTTAATGGGCTTGGGCTTGCCCCTTGTTCTCTCAGCATTGAATGATTACCCTGATCCTTATGTTATTCCTAAGGATACTTCATTGTATCAAACAATACTGTTCTTGATGGGAGGGGTTCTTTGGGCCCTTGTGATTTTGCCAAAGAAGAACATGAAGCTTGATAAATCCTTGGGGGTAGGACTTGTGACTATATACCTTTGCTTCTTGTTTATAAGGATGGCCATGGCTATTGGCGACTTGGCGTAG